One part of the Vibrio palustris genome encodes these proteins:
- the gpsA gene encoding NAD(P)H-dependent glycerol-3-phosphate dehydrogenase, with amino-acid sequence MQDSQVHNSYAKPISMVVIGAGSYGTALAISLARHGENVVLWGHNPETMARLDAERANHALLPDAPFPESLIIESDLNTALQACRDVLVVVPSHVFGDVLTKMQPHLRHDSRICWATKGLEPGTGRLLQDVVFDVLGQSHSLAVLSGPTFAKELAKGMPTAISVASPDAQFLNDLQDKIHCSRSFRVYANDDFIGMQLGGAVKNVIAIGAGMSDGIGFGANARTALITRGLAEMTRLGSALGAQPETFMGMAGLGDLVLTCTDNQSRNRRFGLALGAGKDVDVAQEEIGQVVEGYRNTQEVWLLAQRVGVEMPIVEQIYQVLYQGKDAHVAAQDLLARDKKSERN; translated from the coding sequence ATGCAAGATTCACAAGTACATAATTCTTACGCAAAACCCATTTCTATGGTTGTGATTGGTGCGGGCTCTTATGGCACGGCCTTGGCTATCTCGTTAGCTCGCCATGGCGAAAATGTGGTGCTTTGGGGGCATAACCCAGAAACCATGGCACGTTTAGACGCTGAGCGTGCCAATCATGCCTTGCTTCCTGATGCGCCATTTCCAGAGTCCTTGATCATTGAATCGGATCTCAATACGGCATTACAAGCTTGTCGTGATGTGTTGGTGGTCGTTCCAAGCCATGTGTTTGGTGATGTGCTCACCAAGATGCAGCCGCACTTACGGCACGATTCTCGTATCTGCTGGGCAACTAAAGGGTTAGAGCCAGGTACTGGACGTTTATTGCAAGATGTTGTCTTTGATGTGTTAGGACAGTCTCATTCGCTGGCGGTGCTTTCTGGGCCGACGTTTGCGAAGGAGCTGGCGAAAGGTATGCCGACGGCGATCTCTGTGGCCTCACCTGATGCCCAATTCTTAAATGACTTACAAGATAAAATTCACTGTAGCCGTTCGTTTCGTGTGTATGCCAATGATGATTTTATTGGCATGCAATTGGGTGGTGCGGTAAAAAATGTAATTGCAATTGGTGCCGGCATGTCAGATGGTATTGGTTTTGGTGCCAATGCTCGTACGGCGCTTATTACCCGCGGTTTAGCAGAAATGACACGCTTAGGTAGTGCATTAGGGGCGCAACCGGAAACTTTCATGGGGATGGCAGGGTTAGGGGATTTAGTGTTAACCTGCACAGATAATCAATCTCGTAACCGCCGTTTTGGTCTGGCGTTAGGCGCAGGCAAGGATGTTGATGTTGCCCAAGAAGAGATTGGCCAGGTAGTCGAAGGCTACCGTAACACCCAAGAAGTGTGGTTACTTGCTCAACGTGTAGGTGTCGAAATGCCCATCGTTGAACAAATTTATCAGGTACTTTATCAAGGTAAAGATGCTCATGTTGCCGCTCAAGATCTGTTAGCGCGCGACAAAAAATCAGAGCGAAACTAA
- the secB gene encoding protein-export chaperone SecB: MAEEAQQNFTIQRIYLKDVSFEAPNSPEVFQNDWNPDVNLDLDTQSRELGESTYEVVLRLTVTVKNSEDTAFLCEVQQAGIFTAEQMEEGQLAHCLGAFCPNILFPYARETISSLVVKGTFPQLNLAPVNFDALFMNYLQQQAEEQGVELDA, translated from the coding sequence ATGGCTGAAGAAGCACAACAAAACTTCACAATTCAACGCATCTACCTAAAAGATGTGTCTTTCGAAGCGCCAAACTCTCCAGAAGTATTCCAAAATGATTGGAATCCAGATGTGAACTTGGATCTTGACACGCAAAGCCGTGAGCTGGGTGAGTCAACTTACGAAGTGGTACTTCGTTTGACTGTCACAGTGAAAAACTCAGAAGACACCGCTTTCCTATGTGAAGTTCAACAAGCCGGTATTTTCACAGCAGAACAAATGGAAGAAGGTCAACTTGCCCATTGTCTAGGTGCATTCTGCCCTAATATCTTGTTCCCATATGCGCGTGAAACGATTTCTAGCCTAGTTGTGAAAGGTACATTCCCACAACTTAACCTAGCGCCAGTGAACTTTGATGCATTGTTCATGAACTACTTGCAGCAGCAAGCAGAAGAACAAGGTGTTGAACTAGACGCTTAA
- a CDS encoding rhodanese-like domain-containing protein, with the protein MSEYIDFFHEHLVLSVVWVALAGALIFSYYKSATSSFKTISPSELTNLTNRENGVVLDVRSREEFKRGHITGALNIKPADLKEGNFAGLESHKSDPIIVVCKTGQTAQQSADVLAKAGFEQVSVLKSGLISWNEANLPLVRGKK; encoded by the coding sequence ATGTCAGAGTACATTGATTTTTTCCATGAACATTTAGTCCTATCGGTCGTTTGGGTAGCCTTAGCCGGCGCATTGATCTTTAGTTACTACAAGTCTGCAACGAGTTCGTTTAAGACTATCTCGCCGTCAGAGTTAACCAACTTAACGAACCGTGAAAATGGTGTTGTGCTTGATGTCCGTAGCCGAGAAGAGTTTAAGCGTGGCCACATTACGGGTGCGTTAAACATCAAACCTGCTGATTTGAAAGAGGGGAATTTTGCAGGACTTGAAAGTCACAAATCCGACCCCATTATTGTGGTATGTAAAACGGGTCAAACTGCTCAGCAATCAGCAGATGTGCTGGCGAAAGCCGGTTTTGAACAAGTAAGTGTATTAAAAAGCGGATTGATTTCTTGGAATGAAGCAAATCTGCCACTTGTTCGTGGTAAAAAGTAA
- the epmA gene encoding elongation factor P--(R)-beta-lysine ligase → MQQSGLNDWTPTASIEQLKARAGILHAIRQFFLARDVLEVDTPTLSHATVTDIHLHTFKTHFIGPDFADGQAVYLMTSPEYHMKRLLAAGSGSIYQINKAFRNEENGRYHNPEFTMLEWYRVGFTHVELMREMDDLLRLVLNTEPAQTMSYQQAFQNTLSLCPLEASLEELKVTASNLGLADITCDETDRDTVLQLLFSVGVEPHIGQTAPAFVYDFPASQAALAKINPQDTRVAERFEVYFKGIELANGFHELDNAQEQRARFEADNQKRLAMGLAAQPIDEHLLAALEHGLPACAGVALGIDRLIMLALGKDHIDTVTAFPFPRA, encoded by the coding sequence ATGCAGCAATCAGGTCTTAATGATTGGACGCCGACGGCGTCTATTGAACAATTAAAAGCACGTGCTGGCATCTTGCATGCTATTCGTCAGTTTTTCCTGGCGCGCGATGTTTTGGAAGTGGATACGCCAACATTAAGCCATGCCACCGTGACCGATATTCATTTGCATACGTTTAAAACCCACTTCATTGGGCCAGATTTTGCCGATGGCCAAGCGGTCTACTTGATGACTAGTCCTGAATATCATATGAAGCGTTTATTGGCCGCCGGTAGCGGTTCGATTTATCAAATTAATAAAGCATTTCGTAATGAAGAAAATGGTCGTTACCACAACCCTGAGTTCACCATGCTTGAGTGGTACCGAGTGGGGTTTACCCATGTTGAACTCATGCGTGAAATGGATGATCTGTTGAGGTTGGTACTCAATACAGAGCCGGCGCAGACCATGAGTTATCAGCAAGCGTTTCAAAATACACTCAGTCTTTGTCCTTTAGAGGCCTCGCTGGAGGAACTTAAAGTGACCGCGAGCAACTTAGGGCTAGCCGACATTACTTGTGATGAAACCGATAGAGATACGGTGTTGCAATTGCTCTTTAGTGTGGGAGTTGAGCCTCATATTGGTCAAACAGCGCCCGCATTTGTGTATGATTTCCCAGCTTCACAAGCCGCATTAGCGAAGATTAATCCCCAAGACACACGAGTGGCCGAGCGGTTTGAAGTGTATTTCAAAGGCATTGAGCTCGCGAACGGCTTTCATGAGTTGGATAATGCGCAGGAGCAGCGGGCACGTTTTGAAGCGGATAACCAAAAACGCCTTGCCATGGGATTAGCCGCTCAACCTATTGATGAGCACTTACTGGCAGCGTTAGAGCATGGTTTGCCAGCATGCGCCGGAGTCGCTTTAGGTATTGATCGTTTGATCATGCTGGCGTTGGGCAAGGATCATATTGATACCGTGACAGCGTTTCCGTTTCCTCGCGCCTAA
- the frdA gene encoding fumarate reductase (quinol) flavoprotein subunit — protein sequence MKTITTDIAIIGAGGAGLRTAIAAAEANPDLEVALISKVYPMRSHTVAAEGGSAAVVKDEDSLDNHFNDTVGGGDWLCDQDVVDYFVSHSTNEMIQMEHWGCPWSRKENGDVNVRRFGGMKIERTWFAADKTGFHMLHTLFQTSIKYPNIKRFDEYFVVDLIEHEGEIQGLVCLHMSEGELVVIKAKSVVLATGGAGRVYHCNTNGGIVTGDGMALAYRHGIPLRDMEFVQYHPTGLPGTGILMTEGCRGEGGIIINKHGYRYLQDYGMGPETPVGEPKNKYMELGPRDKVSQAFWHEQQKGNTIEHPLGDVVLLDLRHLGEEYLNERLPFICELAKAYVNVDPAKEPIPIRPTVHYTMGGIEANLNCETRIKGLYAVGECASSGLHGANRLGSNSLAEFVVFGRVAGENAVKHANTFVGWNEDAIQAQVQEVEARIQRLMNQEGDENWADIRTEMGHSMEAGCGIYREEHLMQQTMDKIKELKARYQRISIKDKGKVFNTDLLYAIEVGYGLDVAEAMVHSAYQRKESRGAHQRLDDGCQSRDDQNYLKHTLAYYDAEQSPRIDYSPVTITKSQPQERLYGDAAEKAAAKKASVEEK from the coding sequence GTGAAAACAATCACCACAGATATCGCAATTATCGGTGCAGGTGGCGCGGGTCTTCGTACCGCAATCGCCGCTGCAGAAGCCAACCCTGATCTAGAAGTCGCGTTAATTTCTAAAGTGTATCCGATGCGCTCACACACCGTCGCAGCCGAAGGTGGCTCCGCCGCGGTCGTCAAAGACGAAGACTCACTCGACAATCACTTCAATGATACCGTTGGTGGTGGCGACTGGCTCTGTGATCAAGACGTCGTTGACTATTTTGTTTCCCACTCTACCAATGAAATGATCCAAATGGAGCATTGGGGATGCCCGTGGAGTCGTAAAGAAAACGGTGACGTCAACGTACGCCGCTTTGGGGGAATGAAAATCGAACGTACTTGGTTTGCCGCCGATAAAACTGGCTTCCATATGCTACATACGCTTTTTCAAACCTCTATCAAGTACCCTAATATTAAACGTTTTGATGAATATTTCGTGGTCGATCTCATTGAGCACGAAGGCGAAATTCAAGGTCTTGTTTGCCTGCATATGTCAGAAGGCGAACTGGTGGTAATTAAAGCCAAGTCGGTTGTCTTAGCCACAGGTGGCGCCGGACGGGTTTATCATTGCAATACTAACGGCGGGATTGTCACTGGCGATGGCATGGCATTGGCCTATCGTCATGGCATTCCGCTGAGAGACATGGAATTTGTGCAATATCACCCAACCGGTCTTCCTGGCACAGGTATTTTGATGACCGAAGGCTGCCGTGGTGAAGGCGGTATCATCATTAACAAACATGGTTATCGTTACCTACAAGACTATGGTATGGGCCCAGAAACCCCAGTCGGCGAACCTAAAAACAAATACATGGAATTAGGCCCACGTGACAAAGTCTCACAAGCGTTCTGGCACGAACAACAAAAAGGCAACACGATTGAGCACCCTCTTGGTGATGTTGTCCTGCTCGATTTACGTCATCTAGGTGAAGAGTATCTGAACGAGCGCCTCCCTTTCATCTGTGAATTAGCCAAAGCCTACGTCAATGTAGATCCAGCGAAAGAGCCGATTCCTATCCGTCCAACCGTGCATTACACCATGGGCGGTATCGAAGCCAACCTCAATTGTGAAACACGCATCAAAGGCCTGTATGCCGTGGGCGAATGTGCATCATCAGGCCTGCATGGCGCCAACCGTTTAGGCTCAAACTCCTTAGCAGAATTTGTCGTCTTCGGCCGAGTGGCCGGAGAAAACGCCGTCAAACATGCCAATACGTTTGTGGGCTGGAACGAAGACGCCATCCAAGCACAAGTTCAAGAAGTTGAAGCGCGCATTCAACGCCTAATGAATCAAGAAGGTGATGAAAACTGGGCCGATATCCGCACGGAAATGGGTCACAGTATGGAAGCCGGATGTGGTATTTACCGCGAAGAACACTTGATGCAACAGACCATGGATAAAATCAAAGAACTTAAAGCGCGCTATCAACGCATTAGTATCAAAGATAAAGGCAAAGTCTTTAATACTGATCTCTTGTATGCCATTGAAGTCGGTTATGGCTTAGATGTGGCAGAAGCCATGGTGCACTCAGCCTACCAACGTAAAGAATCACGCGGCGCACACCAACGCCTTGATGACGGCTGCCAAAGCCGTGATGACCAAAATTACCTAAAACATACATTGGCTTACTACGATGCGGAACAATCACCTCGCATTGATTACAGCCCTGTGACCATCACGAAATCTCAACCTCAAGAACGCTTATATGGCGACGCTGCAGAAAAAGCCGCCGCTAAGAAAGCTAGCGTGGAGGAGAAATAA
- a CDS encoding succinate dehydrogenase/fumarate reductase iron-sulfur subunit, with protein MSNIKAVTILRYDPATDDEPHLQTFDVPYDDTMSVLDAIGYIKDNLDKELSYRWSCRMAICGSCGMMINNVPKLACKVFLRDYPNGVTLEPLANFPIEKDLIVDMTPFIERLEAIKPYILGNDRTVAEGTNSQTPDQMARYKQFAACINCGLCYAACPQFGLNPDFLGPAALTLAHRYNLDTRDNGKAERMKLINGDNGAWGCTFVGYCSQVCPKHVDPAAAVNQGKVESTKDFMIAMLKPQEA; from the coding sequence ATGTCCAATATTAAAGCCGTCACTATTTTACGCTACGATCCGGCCACGGATGATGAGCCTCATCTGCAAACCTTTGATGTGCCCTACGATGACACCATGTCAGTGTTAGACGCCATCGGCTACATTAAAGATAATCTCGACAAAGAGTTATCCTATCGCTGGTCATGTCGTATGGCGATATGCGGCTCTTGCGGCATGATGATTAATAATGTGCCTAAGCTCGCGTGCAAAGTTTTTCTAAGGGATTATCCAAATGGCGTAACCTTAGAGCCGCTAGCCAATTTCCCTATCGAAAAAGATTTGATTGTCGATATGACGCCGTTCATTGAGCGCTTAGAAGCCATCAAACCGTATATCTTAGGTAATGACCGTACTGTGGCCGAAGGCACCAACTCACAAACCCCCGATCAAATGGCGCGTTACAAACAGTTTGCTGCCTGCATTAACTGTGGACTCTGTTACGCCGCCTGCCCGCAGTTTGGCTTAAACCCAGACTTTTTAGGCCCAGCCGCGCTGACATTAGCCCACCGTTACAATCTCGATACTCGTGATAACGGTAAAGCGGAGCGTATGAAGCTCATTAACGGTGATAACGGCGCATGGGGCTGTACCTTTGTCGGTTACTGCTCACAAGTCTGCCCAAAACACGTGGATCCTGCAGCCGCGGTCAACCAAGGCAAAGTGGAGTCGACCAAAGATTTCATGATTGCCATGTTAAAACCACAGGAGGCCTAA
- the frdC gene encoding fumarate reductase subunit FrdC: MSNRKPYIRETKRTWWQGHPFYQYYMVREATVLPLILFTLFLTIGLGSLVKGPESWQHWLQFMQNPVVIIINCIALAGSLFHAFTYFKMMPQVVPIRIKGQLVSNKLIIATQWGIVAVISLIVLYVV; this comes from the coding sequence ATGAGTAACCGTAAACCGTATATTCGAGAAACCAAACGCACTTGGTGGCAGGGTCATCCATTTTATCAATACTACATGGTGCGTGAAGCCACCGTACTACCGCTGATTCTTTTTACTCTTTTTCTCACGATCGGCTTAGGCTCACTCGTGAAAGGACCGGAATCGTGGCAACACTGGCTACAATTCATGCAAAACCCAGTTGTCATCATCATCAACTGCATTGCACTAGCAGGCAGTCTGTTCCATGCGTTCACGTACTTTAAGATGATGCCGCAAGTCGTGCCTATCCGCATCAAAGGCCAGCTAGTGAGTAATAAACTCATTATTGCCACCCAGTGGGGCATTGTTGCCGTAATTTCACTGATTGTTTTGTATGTCGTCTAA
- the frdD gene encoding fumarate reductase subunit FrdD codes for MINTQPKRSDEPIWWSLFGAGGTWFAMLSPITILVIGLLVPLGVIDKASFDYDRARFFVTHLFGALFIIASIALPMWHAMHRVHHGMHDLKIHTGTIGKIACYAISALFTLIGVLFIILLW; via the coding sequence ATGATTAATACTCAACCTAAGCGCTCAGATGAACCCATTTGGTGGAGCTTATTTGGCGCAGGCGGCACATGGTTTGCCATGTTATCTCCAATTACCATTCTCGTGATTGGTTTACTCGTTCCGCTTGGTGTCATTGATAAAGCATCTTTCGACTATGATCGGGCGAGATTTTTTGTCACGCATTTATTCGGAGCATTATTTATCATTGCAAGTATTGCCCTTCCCATGTGGCATGCCATGCACCGCGTTCACCACGGTATGCATGATTTAAAAATTCATACAGGTACCATCGGAAAAATAGCGTGCTATGCCATCAGCGCCTTATTCACTCTAATCGGTGTGCTCTTTATCATACTGCTGTGGTAA
- a CDS encoding DASS family sodium-coupled anion symporter yields the protein MSHPTTHNWIAAKPIPLISILLIATIVWQFTPPQGLTLPAYHTAIIFVATIAGIITNVMPTGALAILSLAFFIVLRAGGAATPKEAVTDGMTHFNNPLIWLIIIAFTIARAFIKTGLGRRIALLLLSKFGQSTLRVAYCLGVADFLIAPATPSNTARSAIVSPIANSLAKTIKADDRKLGQFLISSSAAINDASAVGFQTGFSGNLALIGIASSVAGIQLDFAHWAAYLLVPALFILVVLPFLLYKVIKPETRETPEATQFAKTELATMGKMSVMEWKLVFVFVGLIIGWVGGSSLGLYSTAAAFIGLSAILLLGVLNWDDIKSEKGAWDTLVWFAVLMGMANNLKRLGFTDWVGHQISGFLGETLGGASPIVFLLAMMTFYLFLAYFFASATAKVVAITPVFIGALITLHVSPMLAVLSIAGISSLGCNLATYSHARNPLLIGYGYHTDGEWMRIGLVIAISSGVLFMATGLAWWNILGII from the coding sequence ATGTCTCATCCCACCACTCATAACTGGATAGCAGCCAAACCCATACCACTAATCAGTATTCTTCTGATTGCAACCATAGTGTGGCAGTTCACTCCTCCACAAGGACTAACGCTTCCCGCATACCACACAGCGATTATTTTCGTGGCCACGATTGCCGGGATCATTACCAATGTAATGCCAACAGGAGCGTTAGCCATTCTCAGTTTAGCCTTCTTTATTGTACTGAGAGCTGGCGGCGCAGCCACACCGAAAGAAGCCGTTACTGATGGCATGACGCACTTTAACAATCCTTTGATTTGGCTGATTATCATTGCGTTTACGATTGCTCGCGCCTTCATTAAAACCGGCTTAGGACGGCGGATCGCACTCTTATTGCTAAGTAAATTTGGTCAGTCGACATTGCGTGTCGCGTACTGTTTAGGTGTGGCGGATTTCTTAATTGCCCCGGCGACGCCCAGTAATACCGCCCGTTCAGCGATTGTCTCTCCAATTGCCAACTCCTTAGCAAAAACCATCAAAGCGGATGACCGTAAGCTAGGGCAATTTTTAATTTCTTCTTCAGCCGCAATTAATGATGCCTCTGCCGTAGGGTTCCAAACTGGCTTTTCAGGCAATCTCGCCTTAATTGGCATAGCCTCAAGCGTCGCTGGTATTCAGTTAGACTTTGCCCATTGGGCGGCGTATTTATTAGTGCCAGCATTATTTATCCTCGTAGTGCTGCCTTTCTTGCTCTACAAAGTGATCAAACCTGAAACCCGAGAAACTCCCGAAGCGACTCAGTTTGCCAAAACCGAATTAGCGACAATGGGGAAAATGAGCGTGATGGAATGGAAACTGGTCTTTGTATTTGTGGGGTTAATCATTGGCTGGGTCGGCGGCTCTAGCCTAGGGCTCTACTCGACCGCTGCGGCGTTTATTGGCCTATCGGCAATTTTGCTGCTTGGAGTATTAAACTGGGACGATATTAAAAGCGAAAAAGGCGCTTGGGATACCTTAGTGTGGTTCGCCGTGTTAATGGGTATGGCCAATAACTTAAAGCGTTTAGGCTTCACCGATTGGGTGGGCCATCAAATCTCTGGATTTCTTGGGGAAACACTCGGCGGTGCTAGTCCTATTGTATTCTTACTGGCGATGATGACGTTCTACTTATTTTTAGCCTATTTTTTTGCATCCGCGACCGCCAAAGTCGTCGCGATTACCCCAGTCTTTATTGGCGCACTGATCACCTTGCACGTCAGTCCGATGCTGGCGGTACTATCGATTGCGGGTATCAGCTCTTTAGGTTGTAATCTCGCCACCTATAGCCACGCAAGAAACCCATTATTGATCGGTTACGGTTACCACACGGACGGCGAGTGGATGCGAATTGGTTTAGTTATCGCTATAAGTAGTGGCGTGCTCTTTATGGCAACAGGGCTCGCGTGGTGGAATATCCTTGGCATTATATAA
- the efp gene encoding elongation factor P, with protein MATVSTNEFKGGLKIMLDNEPCAILENEYVKPGKGQAFNRVKIRKLLSGKVIEKTFKSGDTVEVADVLDVDLDYLYNDGEFFHFMDSQTFEQIGADAAAVGENAKWLVENNSCTLTLWNGNPITVTPPNFVELEVTETDPGLKGDTQGTGGKPATVTTGAVVRVPLFIQIGEVIRVDTRSAEYVGRVK; from the coding sequence ATGGCTACTGTTAGCACGAATGAATTTAAAGGCGGTCTTAAGATTATGCTTGATAATGAGCCTTGCGCCATTCTCGAAAACGAGTATGTGAAGCCAGGTAAAGGTCAAGCGTTTAACCGTGTTAAAATCCGTAAACTGCTGAGCGGAAAAGTGATCGAAAAAACGTTCAAGTCAGGCGACACCGTTGAAGTGGCTGATGTACTAGACGTGGATCTAGACTACCTATACAACGATGGCGAATTCTTCCACTTTATGGATAGCCAAACGTTTGAACAAATCGGTGCTGATGCCGCTGCAGTGGGTGAAAATGCGAAATGGTTGGTTGAAAACAACTCATGTACGCTAACCCTGTGGAATGGTAACCCAATTACTGTAACACCACCAAACTTTGTTGAGTTGGAAGTAACAGAAACTGATCCAGGCTTGAAAGGTGATACTCAAGGTACGGGCGGTAAACCTGCTACTGTTACAACGGGTGCTGTGGTTCGTGTACCACTATTTATCCAAATTGGTGAAGTGATTCGCGTTGATACGCGTTCAGCAGAATACGTTGGCCGTGTTAAATAA
- the epmB gene encoding EF-P beta-lysylation protein EpmB has product MSHIITRKIDSVEQNWLKQLANAISDPATLLKQLDIDPSPWESGFAARQLFSLRVPRSFVARMEKGNAYDPLLRQVLPLSEEFDVHEGFSVDPLAEQDNEQPGLLHKYNNRALLILKGGCAVNCRYCFRRHFPYADNKGSKSVWQESLDYIAAHPHINEVILSGGDPLMAKDQELAWLIERIEQIAHVKRLRIHSRLPVVIPARITDELCHLLANTHLQTIMVTHVNHAQEIDDEFTQQMSKLKQANVTLLNQGVMLKGVNDSVSAQVNLSEALFAAGILPYYMHVLDKVQGAAHFFISDAQAKHIMAGVIEQVSGYLMPKLTREIGGRPSKTLLDLHLE; this is encoded by the coding sequence ATGTCGCACATCATAACCCGAAAAATCGATTCTGTTGAGCAAAACTGGCTCAAACAATTAGCGAATGCGATCTCAGATCCCGCTACGTTGCTCAAACAACTGGATATAGACCCATCACCATGGGAATCTGGGTTTGCTGCGCGCCAGCTATTTTCGCTACGTGTACCACGCAGTTTTGTCGCGCGTATGGAAAAAGGTAACGCATATGATCCGCTATTACGCCAAGTACTGCCGTTATCAGAAGAGTTTGACGTGCACGAAGGGTTTTCAGTCGACCCACTGGCAGAGCAAGATAATGAACAACCGGGTTTGCTGCACAAGTACAACAATCGTGCGTTATTGATTTTAAAAGGCGGCTGTGCGGTCAATTGTCGCTACTGTTTTCGCCGTCACTTTCCTTACGCCGACAACAAAGGCTCCAAATCGGTATGGCAAGAGAGTCTCGATTATATCGCGGCGCACCCACACATTAACGAAGTTATCCTCTCTGGCGGCGATCCGTTAATGGCTAAAGATCAAGAACTGGCATGGTTGATTGAACGTATCGAGCAAATCGCTCACGTAAAACGTTTACGCATTCATTCACGCTTACCCGTCGTCATTCCTGCGCGCATCACCGATGAGCTGTGTCACCTGTTGGCTAACACACACTTGCAAACCATCATGGTGACCCATGTTAATCATGCACAAGAAATTGATGATGAGTTTACGCAGCAAATGAGTAAGCTTAAGCAAGCCAATGTCACCTTGCTCAATCAGGGCGTGATGTTAAAGGGCGTGAACGATAGCGTGAGCGCACAAGTTAATCTCAGCGAAGCGTTATTTGCTGCGGGTATTTTGCCTTACTACATGCATGTACTTGATAAGGTACAAGGTGCCGCGCACTTTTTCATTAGCGATGCCCAAGCGAAACACATCATGGCCGGTGTGATTGAGCAAGTATCCGGCTATTTGATGCCCAAACTGACACGTGAAATTGGTGGACGCCCCAGTAAGACCCTACTAGATCTGCATTTAGAGTGA